A DNA window from Flavisolibacter ginsenosidimutans contains the following coding sequences:
- a CDS encoding TonB-dependent receptor, whose amino-acid sequence MKQFGKAGLGFLLLLASFFVSAQTKFTVNGYVKDSASGESIVGATVVIDGKSVGSNQYGFYSITLDSGEYDLTVSHVSYLSQSQRISLSQNLQQNIFLLPKAAALSEVIVYNRRRDVNVRAAQMGQIDLSVNQIKNIPAFLGEVDILKAIQLLPGVRNAGEGNAGFYVRGGGPDQNLIMLDEAVVYNTGHLFGFFSIFNSDAIKNTSLIKGGMPAQYGGRLSSVLDVQMKDGNSNRFVTEGGIGLIASRFSVQGPIKKDKASFIVSGRRTYVDALVKPFIKKTSNFYGSGYYFYDLNAKINYRFSDKDRLFLSGYFGRDVFAFHNAKLEFKADIPWGNSTATLRWNHVFNRKLFANTTLVYNDYNFSFGAAQNNFQIKLASGIRDGSGKIDFDYYPSGAHKIKFGGLATYHKFTPNVTSGRQDSIIFKPSNAAVKHAIENALYVQDDWDLSEKLKLNYGLRWSSFTQVGPYTKYVTDANQNKLDSTVYRDFQPVKTYNGFEPRATARYAVNSTTSIKASVTRNLQYIHLVSNAGTTLPTDLWVPSTFRVAPQKSWQYAAGLFKNFRNNEYETSVEAYYKTMQNQIEYREGYTPSLIDPEEEFVFGKGWSYGTEWFVNKVRGRLTGWIGYTLSWTWRKFPQLNNGETYPAKYDRRHDLSVVATYEHSKKWKFGAVFVFATGNATSLPQRFYIINGVLTQEYSQINAYRLPSYHRLDLSATYTPQPKKQKRLQSFWVFSVYNAYSRANPYFIYFSQEGSAFNGTLKVQAKQVSLFPVLPSVTWNFRF is encoded by the coding sequence ATGAAGCAGTTTGGAAAAGCGGGTCTTGGTTTTCTTTTGCTCCTTGCAAGTTTCTTCGTTTCTGCACAAACAAAGTTTACCGTTAACGGTTACGTGAAAGACAGCGCCAGCGGCGAAAGCATTGTTGGCGCAACTGTTGTGATTGACGGTAAATCCGTCGGCAGCAACCAGTACGGATTCTATTCCATCACGCTTGATTCAGGTGAGTACGATTTAACCGTTTCGCACGTTTCTTATCTTTCGCAATCGCAGCGCATTTCGCTTTCGCAAAACCTTCAACAAAATATCTTTCTCCTTCCCAAAGCCGCAGCCTTAAGCGAAGTAATTGTGTATAACCGCCGCCGCGACGTGAATGTGCGGGCCGCACAAATGGGACAGATTGATTTGTCGGTAAATCAAATCAAAAACATTCCGGCTTTTTTGGGCGAGGTGGACATTTTAAAAGCCATCCAACTTTTGCCCGGCGTTCGCAATGCGGGTGAAGGCAACGCAGGTTTTTACGTGAGGGGCGGAGGGCCTGATCAGAACCTCATCATGCTTGACGAAGCAGTAGTGTACAACACCGGTCACTTGTTTGGTTTCTTTTCCATTTTTAATTCCGACGCCATTAAAAATACCTCGCTCATCAAAGGCGGAATGCCCGCACAATACGGCGGCCGCCTTTCTTCTGTACTTGACGTGCAAATGAAAGACGGCAACAGCAACAGGTTTGTCACAGAAGGCGGCATTGGCTTGATTGCTTCGCGATTTTCGGTGCAAGGCCCCATCAAAAAAGACAAGGCTTCGTTTATTGTTTCCGGACGAAGAACCTACGTGGATGCATTGGTAAAACCCTTCATTAAAAAGACGAGCAACTTCTACGGCTCGGGCTATTATTTCTATGATTTGAACGCAAAAATCAATTACCGTTTTTCGGATAAAGACCGTTTGTTTTTGAGCGGCTATTTTGGCCGTGACGTTTTTGCTTTTCACAACGCCAAACTTGAATTTAAAGCCGATATTCCCTGGGGCAATTCAACCGCCACGCTGCGCTGGAATCATGTGTTCAACCGGAAACTGTTTGCCAACACAACTCTCGTTTACAACGATTACAATTTTTCGTTTGGCGCGGCGCAAAACAATTTTCAAATCAAGCTGGCATCGGGTATCCGCGACGGCTCGGGCAAGATAGATTTTGATTATTATCCTTCGGGTGCGCACAAGATCAAATTCGGCGGCCTAGCAACCTATCACAAGTTCACGCCAAACGTAACATCAGGACGGCAGGACAGCATCATTTTCAAGCCAAGCAACGCGGCGGTAAAACACGCTATTGAAAATGCTTTGTATGTGCAGGACGATTGGGATTTGAGCGAGAAACTCAAACTGAATTACGGCTTGCGCTGGAGCTCTTTCACGCAGGTTGGGCCTTACACGAAATACGTGACCGATGCCAATCAGAATAAACTTGACAGTACAGTGTACAGAGACTTTCAACCCGTGAAAACCTACAACGGGTTTGAACCGAGAGCAACGGCACGGTATGCGGTTAATTCAACAACCTCCATCAAAGCATCCGTCACCCGCAACCTGCAATACATTCATTTGGTGAGCAATGCCGGCACGACGCTGCCAACGGATTTGTGGGTACCGAGCACCTTTCGCGTAGCGCCGCAAAAAAGCTGGCAATACGCCGCGGGCTTGTTCAAAAACTTCCGGAACAACGAATACGAAACCTCCGTTGAAGCCTATTACAAAACGATGCAAAACCAAATTGAGTACCGCGAAGGTTACACGCCATCGTTGATTGATCCCGAAGAGGAATTTGTGTTTGGCAAAGGCTGGAGTTATGGCACCGAGTGGTTTGTAAACAAAGTACGCGGACGGTTAACGGGCTGGATTGGTTACACGCTTTCGTGGACCTGGCGCAAGTTTCCGCAATTAAATAACGGCGAAACCTACCCGGCGAAATACGACCGCCGCCACGATCTTTCGGTTGTTGCCACGTACGAGCATAGCAAGAAGTGGAAATTCGGGGCTGTGTTTGTTTTTGCTACCGGCAACGCTACCTCGCTGCCGCAACGTTTTTACATCATCAACGGCGTGCTGACGCAGGAGTACAGCCAAATCAACGCTTATCGTTTGCCTTCTTATCATCGTCTGGATTTGTCGGCTACTTACACGCCGCAACCGAAAAAGCAAAAGCGACTGCAAAGTTTTTGGGTGTTCAGTGTTTACAATGCCTACAGCCGCGCCAATCCATATTTTATTTATTTCAGCCAGGAGGGAAGTGCGTTCAACGGCACACTGAAAGTGCAGGCAAAGCAGGTTTCGCTGTTTCCGGTTTTGCCGAGTGTAACGTGGAATTTCCGGTTTTGA
- a CDS encoding ABC-F family ATP-binding cassette domain-containing protein has translation MLAGLQNVTFEFGARTIVEDATWHIHPSERIGLIGYNGTGKSTLLKVIVGEYLPSKGTVERSRGTSIGYLHQDLLSFDTNESILEVALHAFDRAKKVQKELDEITVKLETDSSEELLLEYSHKLHEFEEAGGYEIEHKTEEVLQGLGFANADLQRPYREFSGGWRMRVLLAKMILQAPDLLLLDEPTNHLDLPSIEWLEKYLQHYKGAVVIVSHDKYFLNRMVKKIVELYQRELHIYNGNYDYYEKEKAVRIEMQQKAYENQQDYIRQNERLIERFRAKASKAAMAQSVIKKLDKLDRIEDAALERPDIRINFNVDKTPGKVLVELKHVSKHFKNIDILENASAEIERGDKIALIGANGKGKSTLLRIIAGTEPFEGERKWGHNIDPAFYAQHQLESLHMDNTLLDEMREAGAKKTDLELRALLGGFLFGGDDVDKKIKVLSGGEKARVALAKTIISKANFLLLDEPTNHLDIHSTELLIEALNRYEGSIILVSHDRYFISKIANKIWEIKDKEIKEFKGGYEEWVEWNERMAAREISNRQSAIGNQKQEDRKKESSKKQETIEPKEPRQSAVNQSTVQAELKKQQKLFQKLEKDVAELTAKKDKLEAKLAHPDTYSNGEEFKKTEAAYKDVTTKLEAANKEYEIVFEKMISLDEDLLK, from the coding sequence ATGCTCGCTGGTTTACAAAATGTGACGTTTGAATTTGGTGCGCGAACCATTGTGGAAGATGCCACCTGGCACATTCATCCTTCCGAACGCATTGGCCTGATTGGCTATAACGGAACGGGAAAATCAACTCTGCTGAAGGTGATCGTAGGCGAATACCTGCCCAGCAAAGGCACCGTGGAAAGAAGCCGCGGCACCAGCATCGGTTACCTGCACCAGGATCTTCTGAGCTTTGACACGAATGAATCCATTTTGGAAGTGGCGCTCCATGCTTTTGACCGGGCTAAAAAAGTGCAGAAAGAACTGGACGAGATCACCGTAAAACTGGAAACCGATTCATCCGAAGAACTGCTGTTGGAATACAGCCACAAGCTGCACGAATTTGAAGAAGCCGGCGGCTACGAGATTGAACACAAAACAGAAGAAGTTTTGCAAGGCCTGGGCTTTGCCAATGCCGATTTGCAAAGGCCTTACCGCGAGTTCAGCGGCGGCTGGCGCATGAGGGTTCTGCTGGCCAAGATGATTTTACAAGCGCCGGATTTACTGCTGCTTGACGAACCGACAAACCACTTGGACCTTCCTTCAATTGAATGGCTCGAAAAATATTTGCAGCACTACAAAGGCGCGGTTGTCATTGTAAGCCACGACAAATATTTTTTGAACCGCATGGTGAAAAAAATTGTTGAACTCTATCAACGCGAACTGCACATCTACAACGGCAATTATGATTACTACGAAAAAGAAAAAGCCGTTCGCATTGAAATGCAACAAAAGGCTTACGAAAATCAACAGGATTATATCCGCCAGAACGAACGCCTGATTGAGCGCTTCCGCGCCAAAGCCAGCAAAGCTGCGATGGCACAAAGCGTCATAAAAAAATTGGACAAGCTTGACCGCATTGAGGACGCGGCGTTGGAACGCCCCGACATCCGCATCAATTTTAACGTGGACAAAACGCCGGGCAAAGTGTTGGTAGAGCTAAAGCACGTCTCAAAGCATTTTAAAAACATCGACATTTTAGAAAATGCTTCCGCAGAAATAGAACGCGGCGACAAGATTGCCTTGATTGGCGCGAACGGCAAGGGCAAGTCAACGCTCTTGCGCATCATTGCCGGCACGGAACCGTTTGAAGGCGAACGCAAGTGGGGCCACAACATTGACCCGGCTTTTTATGCGCAGCACCAATTGGAATCGCTGCACATGGACAATACCCTTTTGGATGAAATGCGCGAAGCCGGCGCAAAAAAAACAGACCTTGAATTAAGGGCTTTACTCGGCGGCTTTTTGTTTGGCGGCGATGACGTGGACAAAAAGATAAAAGTGTTGAGCGGCGGCGAGAAAGCAAGGGTTGCGCTGGCAAAAACCATCATCAGCAAAGCCAATTTTCTTTTGCTTGACGAACCGACAAACCACCTCGATATCCACTCCACCGAATTGTTGATTGAAGCACTCAACCGTTACGAAGGAAGCATTATTCTCGTAAGCCACGACCGTTATTTCATTTCAAAAATCGCCAACAAGATTTGGGAGATCAAAGACAAAGAAATAAAAGAATTTAAAGGCGGTTACGAGGAATGGGTGGAATGGAATGAACGCATGGCAGCTAGAGAAATCAGCAACCGGCAATCGGCAATCGGCAATCAGAAGCAAGAAGATAGAAAGAAAGAAAGTTCAAAAAAGCAAGAGACGATTGAACCCAAAGAACCCCGGCAATCCGCGGTCAATCAATCCACGGTTCAAGCCGAATTAAAAAAGCAGCAAAAGCTTTTTCAAAAGCTGGAAAAAGACGTGGCGGAGCTGACGGCAAAAAAAGACAAGCTGGAAGCGAAGCTTGCGCATCCCGATACCTATTCAAACGGAGAAGAGTTTAAAAAAACCGAAGCCGCTTACAAGGATGTTACAACAAAACTCGAAGCCGCAAACAAAGAATACGAAATTGTTTTTGAGAAGATGATTTCGTTGGACGAAGACCTGTTGAAGTAA
- the infC gene encoding translation initiation factor IF-3, producing MALPNRGGFQPGGFRGRFVPRKEAEHRINHHIRVPQVRLVGENVTVGIYPTQEALKMAQEKELDLVEISPQADPPVCRIIDYNKFLYDKKKKEKEMKANAKTTEMKEIRFTPNTDDHDFDFKSKHAESFLKEGNKVKAYVQFKGRAIQFKDRGELLLLKFADRLKEVGQLESMPKLEGKRMLAIFTPKTGKKPKNAPKPQAG from the coding sequence ATGGCATTACCAAACAGGGGCGGTTTTCAGCCCGGTGGATTCAGGGGTCGTTTTGTTCCCCGCAAAGAAGCAGAACACAGAATCAACCATCACATTCGCGTACCCCAGGTACGGCTGGTGGGAGAAAACGTAACGGTGGGCATTTACCCCACGCAAGAAGCGCTGAAAATGGCGCAGGAAAAAGAGCTTGACCTCGTTGAGATTTCTCCGCAAGCCGATCCGCCGGTTTGCCGCATTATAGATTACAACAAATTCCTTTACGACAAGAAGAAGAAGGAAAAGGAAATGAAGGCGAACGCGAAGACGACCGAGATGAAGGAGATTCGCTTTACGCCCAATACCGATGACCACGATTTTGATTTCAAATCAAAGCACGCTGAAAGCTTTTTGAAGGAAGGCAATAAAGTAAAGGCCTATGTGCAATTCAAAGGCCGCGCCATTCAGTTTAAAGACCGTGGCGAATTGCTGCTTTTAAAATTTGCCGACAGGCTGAAAGAAGTGGGCCAATTGGAAAGCATGCCCAAACTGGAAGGCAAGCGCATGTTGGCCATTTTTACCCCGAAAACGGGCAAGAAACCCAAAAATGCGCCAAAGCCGCAGGCGGGCTGA
- a CDS encoding DUF3347 domain-containing protein: MRPVIIFLVLAGAGIIAWLLVVRPKNTRHDAPSQEALTVSKHTDSFNNAVATTLNDYGKLTEQFVNWDSAGVAATAQTLTKDLDNVKLDELKKDTSGIYETAQAFVDNAKGELQTIASEKAIRPQREAFNNLTDNLHQLLNTVRYDREKLYLQECPMAFDDTKPGQWISKKEEIRNPYMGLHHPTYGKGMITCGETKQTIDHTGKE; encoded by the coding sequence ATGCGACCCGTTATTATCTTTCTCGTGCTTGCCGGTGCTGGCATCATTGCCTGGCTGCTCGTTGTCCGGCCCAAAAATACCCGTCACGACGCACCCTCACAAGAGGCCCTCACCGTTAGCAAACACACCGACAGCTTCAACAACGCTGTTGCCACAACCCTTAACGATTACGGCAAACTCACCGAACAATTTGTGAACTGGGATTCGGCAGGCGTGGCCGCAACAGCGCAGACACTTACGAAAGATTTGGATAACGTAAAGCTGGACGAATTAAAAAAAGACACCTCGGGCATTTACGAAACGGCGCAAGCCTTTGTTGACAATGCGAAGGGCGAACTGCAAACCATTGCTTCTGAAAAGGCCATTCGTCCGCAACGCGAGGCTTTTAATAATTTAACAGACAACCTTCACCAACTTTTAAACACCGTTCGGTACGACCGCGAAAAGCTTTACCTGCAGGAATGCCCGATGGCCTTTGACGACACAAAGCCGGGGCAATGGATCAGCAAGAAAGAAGAAATCCGCAACCCGTACATGGGCTTGCATCATCCAACGTATGGAAAGGGCATGATCACCTGCGGTGAAACGAAGCAAACGATTGACCACACCGGAAAGGAATAG
- the thrS gene encoding threonine--tRNA ligase, with translation MNEQIKITLPDGAVREVPKGSTAVDIAKSISEGLARKVLAAEINGEVWDATRPIEKDATLKLLTWDDKGGQSTFWHSSAHLMAEAIESMFPGVKFWVGPPVDNGFYYDVDLGDRHISDEDLRKLEVKMAELAKQNNTYVRKAIPKAEAVQYFTEKGDEYKLDLLQNLQDGEITFYTQGGFTDLCRGPHIPATGFIKAIKLTNIAGAYWKGDEKNKQLTRIYGVTFPSAKQLDEYLQLLEEAKKRDHRKLGRELSIYTMDDDVGPGLIMWLPNGTVVIEELEKLAKETESEAGYKRVVTPHIAKESMYLTSGHLPYYADSMYPPMEMEGEKYYLKSMNCPHHHKIYAALPKSYRDLPYRIAEYGTVYRYEQSGELFGLMRVRCLHMNDAHIYCTKEQFASEFRAVNEMYMKYFKIFGIDKYVMRLSLHSPEKLGVKYVNEPELWKETEEMVRNVLIESNIPYVEVQDEAAFYGPKIDVQIYSVIGREFTLATNQVDFSQGRSFKLQYTTEDNTTETPLIIHRAPLGTHERFIGFLLEHYAGKFPTWLAPVQVKILPISDKFLDYAKDVLQKLKKWDIRAEIDDRNEKIGKKIRDTELLKIPYMLVVGEKEANEGKVSVRRQGKGDLGAKNVDEFLQEVVAEVKERRSE, from the coding sequence ATGAATGAACAAATTAAAATTACATTGCCCGACGGCGCCGTGCGTGAAGTGCCAAAAGGCAGCACAGCAGTGGATATTGCCAAATCCATTTCCGAAGGATTGGCACGCAAAGTTTTGGCCGCAGAGATCAACGGTGAAGTGTGGGATGCCACTCGTCCGATTGAAAAAGATGCCACATTGAAATTGTTGACCTGGGATGATAAAGGCGGACAAAGCACGTTTTGGCATTCCTCTGCGCACTTGATGGCCGAGGCCATTGAAAGCATGTTCCCGGGCGTGAAGTTTTGGGTGGGTCCGCCGGTGGACAACGGTTTTTATTACGACGTTGACTTAGGCGACCGGCACATTTCTGATGAAGACTTGCGCAAGCTGGAAGTGAAGATGGCCGAGTTGGCAAAGCAAAACAACACATACGTTCGCAAAGCCATTCCAAAAGCCGAAGCCGTGCAATACTTCACCGAAAAAGGCGACGAATACAAACTCGATCTGTTGCAGAATTTACAGGATGGCGAAATCACGTTTTATACGCAAGGTGGCTTTACCGATTTGTGCCGCGGGCCACACATTCCGGCCACCGGTTTTATTAAAGCCATCAAGCTTACAAACATTGCTGGTGCGTATTGGAAGGGTGATGAAAAAAACAAACAGCTTACCCGCATATACGGTGTTACGTTTCCCTCGGCAAAGCAGTTGGACGAGTATCTGCAATTGCTGGAAGAAGCCAAGAAACGTGACCATCGCAAACTTGGTCGCGAACTGAGCATTTATACAATGGATGACGATGTGGGTCCTGGTTTGATCATGTGGCTGCCAAACGGTACAGTGGTCATTGAAGAACTGGAAAAGCTGGCGAAAGAAACCGAATCGGAAGCCGGCTACAAACGCGTGGTAACGCCGCACATTGCAAAGGAAAGCATGTACCTCACCAGCGGTCACTTGCCGTACTATGCCGACAGCATGTATCCGCCGATGGAAATGGAAGGAGAGAAGTATTATCTCAAGTCCATGAACTGCCCGCACCATCACAAGATTTACGCGGCGCTGCCGAAAAGTTACCGCGATCTTCCGTATCGCATTGCCGAATACGGAACGGTTTACAGGTACGAGCAAAGCGGCGAATTGTTTGGCCTGATGCGGGTGCGCTGCCTGCACATGAACGATGCACACATTTACTGTACAAAGGAGCAATTCGCCAGCGAGTTCCGCGCTGTGAATGAGATGTACATGAAGTATTTTAAAATCTTCGGCATTGACAAATACGTGATGCGGCTCTCGCTGCACTCGCCGGAAAAGCTTGGCGTGAAGTACGTGAACGAGCCGGAACTTTGGAAAGAAACCGAAGAAATGGTGCGCAACGTACTCATTGAATCAAACATTCCTTACGTGGAAGTGCAGGACGAAGCCGCTTTCTACGGCCCTAAGATTGACGTGCAGATTTACAGCGTCATTGGCCGCGAGTTTACGCTGGCAACTAACCAAGTGGATTTTTCGCAAGGAAGAAGCTTTAAGCTGCAATACACCACCGAGGACAATACCACTGAAACGCCGCTGATCATTCACCGAGCCCCGCTGGGTACGCACGAACGTTTCATAGGTTTTTTGTTGGAGCATTATGCAGGCAAATTCCCGACTTGGTTAGCACCTGTGCAAGTAAAGATTTTGCCCATCTCCGACAAGTTTTTAGACTACGCAAAAGATGTTTTGCAAAAATTAAAAAAATGGGATATTCGTGCGGAGATTGACGACCGGAACGAAAAGATTGGAAAGAAGATTCGCGATACGGAATTGCTGAAGATTCCATACATGCTGGTGGTAGGAGAGAAGGAGGCGAACGAAGGAAAAGTTTCGGTTAGACGACAAGGCAAAGGCGATTTGGGCGCAAAGAACGTGGACGAATTTTTGCAGGAAGTGGTGGCTGAAGTGAAAGAGAGAAGAAGCGAGTAG
- the fcl gene encoding GDP-L-fucose synthase encodes MKQNSKIYVAGHRGMVGSALVRKLKAEGYQNIITKTSSQLDLRNQQAVNDFFETEAPEYVFLAAAKVGGIVANNTYRADFLYENLMIEANIIHAAYRNKVTKLLFLGSSCIYPKMAPQPIKEGYLLTGLLEQTNEPYAIAKIAGIKLCEAYRDQYGCNFISAMPTNLYGQGDNYHLQNSHVLPALIRKFDTAVKENLPEVEIWGTGKPLREFMYVDDLADASFFLMNNYDEKEFVNVGTGEEVTIKELAETVAKVTGYKDAIVFNTEKPDGTPRKLMDSSKLHALGWKHQVSLEEGLKKAYGHYLKEKEGALKEA; translated from the coding sequence ATGAAGCAAAACAGCAAAATATACGTTGCCGGGCATCGAGGCATGGTGGGTTCGGCCCTTGTGCGAAAATTAAAAGCAGAAGGTTATCAAAACATCATTACCAAAACGTCTTCGCAACTTGATCTGCGCAACCAGCAAGCCGTGAACGATTTTTTTGAAACGGAAGCCCCGGAATACGTTTTTCTTGCCGCTGCAAAAGTGGGCGGCATCGTGGCTAACAATACTTACCGCGCCGATTTTTTGTACGAGAACCTGATGATTGAAGCAAACATCATTCACGCGGCTTATCGCAACAAGGTGACAAAGCTTTTGTTTCTGGGCAGTTCGTGCATTTATCCAAAGATGGCACCGCAGCCCATCAAAGAAGGATATCTCCTGACCGGTCTTCTCGAACAAACCAACGAACCTTACGCCATTGCTAAAATTGCGGGCATCAAATTGTGCGAAGCCTATCGTGACCAATACGGCTGCAATTTTATTTCGGCCATGCCCACCAATTTATACGGACAAGGCGACAATTATCACCTGCAAAACTCACACGTTCTTCCGGCGCTCATTCGCAAGTTTGATACGGCTGTAAAAGAAAATTTGCCTGAAGTAGAAATCTGGGGAACAGGCAAGCCATTGCGGGAGTTTATGTACGTTGATGATTTGGCCGACGCCTCTTTTTTCCTGATGAACAACTACGACGAAAAAGAGTTTGTAAACGTGGGCACCGGCGAAGAAGTGACCATTAAAGAATTGGCCGAGACAGTAGCGAAAGTAACCGGCTATAAGGACGCAATTGTTTTTAATACCGAAAAGCCCGACGGCACGCCGCGAAAATTAATGGACAGCTCCAAACTGCATGCCCTTGGCTGGAAGCATCAGGTATCGTTAGAAGAAGGTTTGAAAAAAGCGTATGGACATTACCTGAAAGAAAAAGAGGGCGCCTTGAAAGAAGCCTAA
- a CDS encoding type II toxin-antitoxin system VapC family toxin, with protein MDTAPLIYFIEGHSAYQPILTRLFDFNDVGGFSFVTSSVTLLEVLVKPLREGQNAIAEQYRDILTTAPSIELVDVTPAIAEQAALLRAKYNLRTPDAIQLATCIELGADYFLTNDNRLKAVSETTVIIVGELQ; from the coding sequence TTGGACACCGCACCTTTAATTTATTTCATTGAAGGACACAGCGCTTACCAACCAATTCTTACCCGTCTTTTCGACTTCAATGACGTGGGCGGCTTTTCTTTTGTCACTTCTTCGGTGACACTGCTTGAAGTTTTAGTGAAGCCCTTGCGAGAAGGACAAAATGCTATCGCCGAACAATACCGGGATATTCTAACCACAGCTCCAAGCATAGAATTAGTTGATGTTACACCAGCCATCGCTGAACAGGCGGCTCTGTTAAGAGCCAAGTACAATTTAAGAACACCTGACGCCATTCAACTTGCTACTTGTATTGAACTTGGAGCAGACTACTTTTTGACAAACGACAACAGATTAAAAGCAGTCAGCGAAACAACGGTTATTATAGTTGGTGAGTTGCAATAG
- a CDS encoding M28 family metallopeptidase has product MKKFFLLGVSQLSLLFLFAQKEGDEAMIAKFKEEGLQHSQVMQHAFYLTDVSGPRLTASPGFMNAAQWAKGKLESWGLKNVKIESWGEFGKGWQQERCYVAMTKPYYVPFVAQPKAWTGSTPGNKTMNADVVLIKATDSAGLLQYAGKLKDKIVMLWSNDTLKNGFKADAARYTDEELDKMAKAEPQQPGQQGNRFQGNPSLRQTFQARMAFTRALNNFYLQEGPALVLSSSRGNEGTIFVQSGGQYAKDAPEAPATVVLSSDDYLRVQRLANAGIPVQIEADVRTKFLTKDLNGYNVIGEIPGTDPKLKDQVVMLGGHLDSWHSGTGATDNAAGCAVMMEAIRLLKASGFQPRRTIRIALWGGEEEGLFGSRNYVKMHVGDPATMQLQPLQSKISAYYNLDNGTGKIRGVYLQGNEQVRPIFAKWLEPFKDLGASTLTISNTGSTDHVSFDAVGVPGFQFIQDEIEYDTRTHHSNMDTYDHLVPDDLKQAATIVATFVYNTSQRDEMMPRKELPKPREGRQGF; this is encoded by the coding sequence ATGAAAAAATTTTTTCTGCTTGGTGTGAGCCAGCTTTCGCTGCTGTTTTTGTTCGCACAAAAAGAAGGCGACGAAGCCATGATCGCCAAATTCAAAGAAGAAGGCCTTCAGCACTCACAGGTCATGCAACACGCTTTTTATTTGACCGATGTAAGCGGCCCGCGCCTTACCGCTTCGCCGGGTTTTATGAACGCGGCGCAATGGGCCAAAGGCAAACTGGAAAGCTGGGGACTGAAGAACGTAAAAATTGAAAGCTGGGGCGAGTTTGGCAAAGGCTGGCAACAAGAGCGTTGCTACGTGGCCATGACCAAGCCTTATTACGTTCCGTTTGTTGCACAACCCAAAGCATGGACCGGCAGCACACCCGGAAACAAAACGATGAATGCTGATGTGGTTTTAATCAAAGCCACCGATTCGGCGGGATTGCTGCAATACGCCGGCAAACTGAAAGACAAAATCGTGATGCTGTGGAGCAACGATACCTTGAAGAACGGTTTTAAAGCCGATGCGGCCCGCTACACCGACGAAGAACTGGACAAGATGGCCAAGGCCGAACCGCAACAACCCGGTCAGCAAGGCAACCGCTTCCAGGGCAACCCAAGCCTGCGGCAAACTTTCCAGGCACGCATGGCCTTCACCCGTGCTTTAAATAATTTTTACCTGCAGGAAGGCCCGGCTTTGGTGTTGAGCAGCAGCCGCGGAAACGAAGGAACCATCTTTGTGCAAAGCGGCGGACAATACGCCAAAGACGCACCCGAAGCACCGGCCACCGTTGTTTTATCAAGCGATGATTATTTGCGGGTGCAACGTCTTGCAAATGCGGGTATTCCAGTACAAATTGAAGCCGATGTGCGCACGAAATTTTTGACAAAAGATTTGAACGGCTACAACGTTATTGGTGAAATTCCCGGCACCGATCCGAAATTAAAAGACCAGGTAGTAATGCTCGGCGGGCACCTTGATTCGTGGCACAGCGGCACCGGCGCTACTGACAACGCGGCCGGTTGTGCGGTGATGATGGAAGCGATTCGCTTGCTGAAGGCATCGGGCTTTCAGCCTCGCCGCACCATTCGCATAGCCTTGTGGGGCGGCGAAGAAGAAGGCTTGTTTGGTTCAAGGAATTACGTGAAAATGCACGTCGGCGATCCGGCCACGATGCAGTTGCAACCGCTGCAAAGCAAGATTTCGGCTTACTATAATTTGGACAACGGCACAGGAAAAATTCGCGGCGTGTATTTGCAGGGCAACGAACAGGTTCGGCCCATTTTCGCCAAATGGCTGGAGCCGTTTAAAGACCTCGGCGCTTCTACTTTAACCATCAGCAATACCGGAAGTACAGACCACGTTTCTTTCGACGCGGTTGGCGTTCCGGGCTTCCAATTTATTCAGGACGAAATTGAATACGACACAAGAACGCACCACAGCAACATGGATACGTATGATCATCTCGTTCCCGACGATTTGAAACAGGCGGCAACCATCGTCGCAACCTTTGTTTACAACACGTCGCAACGTGACGAAATGATGCCGCGCAAAGAATTGCCAAAGCCCAGGGAAGGGAGACAAGGGTTTTAA